A window of Chitinophagales bacterium contains these coding sequences:
- a CDS encoding SUMF1/EgtB/PvdO family nonheme iron enzyme, with amino-acid sequence MRIVLLLIVLSFSFLTRAQKDTAFSAKNILLPNSSLTYKMILLPAGSFQMGSPDKEAGRKKDEGPAKKISVSSFWIGAFEVTHDQFDLFYKDVTVSQDQMSDAVTRPSAQYVDLSWGMGKSGGYPVNSLQQRTALMFCRWLYQKTGEFYRLPTEAEWEYACRAGTTTTYFFGNDAAQLKNYAWYKDNCKQGYNKVGRLKPNPWGLYDMLGNVGEWVLDQYDENSFTTMTKTKDPVREPTSKQPRLLKGGSYLDEANAVRCAVRLSSKPDWNKRDPQVPKSPWWLTDAPFAGFRIVKPAVAPSKEEIDAFFKKYISN; translated from the coding sequence ATGAGAATTGTTTTGCTATTAATTGTCCTCTCCTTCTCTTTCCTCACAAGAGCGCAAAAAGATACAGCATTTTCAGCGAAGAATATTCTCCTGCCAAATTCCAGTCTCACGTATAAAATGATCCTGCTCCCCGCCGGCTCTTTTCAAATGGGAAGTCCCGACAAGGAAGCCGGTCGTAAAAAGGATGAAGGCCCTGCAAAAAAGATCAGTGTTTCCTCTTTTTGGATAGGCGCCTTTGAAGTCACACACGATCAGTTCGACCTGTTTTATAAAGACGTTACGGTTAGCCAGGACCAGATGAGTGATGCCGTTACACGGCCCAGTGCCCAATACGTTGACCTCAGTTGGGGTATGGGAAAAAGCGGCGGCTACCCCGTCAATAGTTTGCAACAGCGTACCGCCCTGATGTTTTGCCGCTGGTTATATCAAAAGACCGGAGAATTCTACCGTCTGCCTACAGAAGCCGAATGGGAATATGCCTGTCGCGCAGGAACAACCACCACGTATTTTTTTGGCAATGACGCCGCCCAATTAAAGAATTATGCCTGGTATAAGGACAATTGTAAACAAGGATATAATAAAGTGGGTCGGTTAAAACCCAATCCCTGGGGTTTGTATGATATGCTGGGTAATGTGGGCGAATGGGTGCTGGATCAGTATGATGAAAATAGTTTTACTACCATGACCAAGACAAAGGACCCGGTACGTGAGCCGACTTCCAAACAACCGCGGTTGCTGAAAGGCGGATCTTATCTGGATGAGGCAAATGCGGTTCGTTGTGCTGTCAGGCTTTCATCAAAACCCGACTGGAACAAACGCGATCCACAGGTGCCCAAGAGTCCCTGGTGGTTGACCGATGCCCCCTTTGCCGGGTTCAGGATCGTTAAACCGGCGGTGGCGCCTTCCAAAGAAGAGATCGACGCATTTTTTAAAAAATATATTTCTAATTAG
- a CDS encoding Gfo/Idh/MocA family oxidoreductase, whose protein sequence is MSTRRQFVKQGSLLTSGLLAAPFMSRANFFSGSDDVIKVALIGCGGRGTGAAMQALMSGQNVKLVAMADAFRDRLNDCYKSLTADDLSDWTGKPGNLKDRVQVPEENKFTGFDAYKKAIPLADVVILTTPPGFRPIHFQEAIAMGKHVFMEKPVAVDPVGIRKVLEAAALAKQKKLNVVVGLQRHYQYSYRELFNNKKLIGDIVAAQAWWNNDGVWVNKRQYGQTEMEYQMRNWYYFNWLCGDHINEQHIHNIDVVNWFKGSYPVKAQGMGGREVRKGKDHGEIFDHHYVEFQYADGSILNSQCRHIPGTMSKVDELLIGTKGSIRCGQATIQDHAGKTLFAFDRQKENNPYQTEHDELFAAIAKGEYKFADAENGAKSTMTAIMGRMATYSGQVIEWDKALECGLDLSPKVYDWNAEPPVLPDEDGRYTIARPGLTKYF, encoded by the coding sequence ATGTCCACACGTCGCCAATTTGTCAAACAAGGCTCCCTCCTCACGAGTGGTCTCCTTGCTGCCCCCTTTATGTCCCGCGCCAACTTCTTCTCGGGAAGTGATGATGTTATCAAAGTCGCCCTCATTGGTTGTGGTGGCCGCGGCACTGGTGCCGCTATGCAGGCCCTGATGAGTGGACAAAATGTAAAACTTGTGGCCATGGCCGACGCCTTCCGCGACCGGCTTAATGATTGTTATAAATCGCTGACGGCAGATGATCTCTCGGATTGGACGGGTAAACCTGGTAACCTGAAAGACCGGGTTCAGGTGCCGGAAGAAAATAAATTCACCGGATTTGACGCCTATAAAAAAGCCATTCCGCTGGCAGATGTGGTCATTCTTACCACGCCTCCGGGATTCAGGCCTATCCATTTCCAGGAAGCCATTGCCATGGGGAAACATGTATTCATGGAAAAACCCGTGGCGGTTGATCCGGTGGGGATCAGGAAAGTATTGGAAGCAGCCGCTTTGGCCAAACAAAAGAAACTGAATGTGGTGGTGGGTCTTCAGCGGCATTATCAATATTCCTATCGCGAACTATTCAATAATAAAAAACTCATTGGCGATATTGTTGCCGCGCAGGCCTGGTGGAACAATGACGGAGTGTGGGTGAATAAACGGCAATACGGACAAACAGAAATGGAATACCAGATGCGCAACTGGTATTACTTCAATTGGCTTTGCGGGGATCATATCAATGAGCAGCATATTCACAATATTGATGTGGTCAATTGGTTCAAAGGCTCCTATCCGGTAAAAGCCCAGGGCATGGGTGGACGTGAAGTAAGAAAAGGCAAAGACCATGGAGAAATATTTGATCACCACTATGTCGAATTCCAGTATGCCGATGGTTCTATTCTCAATAGCCAATGCCGCCATATTCCTGGTACCATGAGTAAAGTGGATGAACTGCTGATTGGCACCAAAGGAAGTATTCGTTGTGGCCAGGCTACCATTCAGGACCATGCCGGTAAGACCCTCTTTGCCTTTGACCGGCAGAAAGAGAACAATCCTTACCAAACAGAACATGATGAACTCTTTGCCGCTATTGCCAAAGGCGAATACAAATTTGCTGATGCGGAGAACGGGGCAAAAAGTACCATGACCGCCATCATGGGACGAATGGCTACCTATTCCGGACAGGTCATAGAATGGGATAAGGCCCTCGAGTGTGGTCTTGACCTCTCACCCAAGGTGTATGACTGGAATGCGGAACCACCTGTATTACCCGATGAGGATGGGCGGTATACCATCGCACGTCCAGGGCTTACCAAATACTTCTGA
- a CDS encoding DUF2975 domain-containing protein: MEIRITTSQVLKVLQVISWILFFGLAVEAGGVVVNTFFAAFINPDQAKNFWEGSAYLIKLSQFDRGHFFVLTITMSIVAVLKAILFYLILKLLSEKKLDMTKPFSKEVRRFILNISYLSIGIGLFSSSGANFTSWLHKQGMEMADIAELKLAGGDVWLFMAVILIVIVQIIKRGIEIQTENDLTI, from the coding sequence ATGGAAATCAGAATCACTACATCCCAGGTCCTGAAAGTCTTGCAGGTCATTTCCTGGATCCTCTTTTTTGGTCTTGCCGTGGAGGCAGGGGGTGTTGTTGTAAACACCTTTTTTGCCGCCTTTATTAATCCCGACCAGGCAAAGAACTTTTGGGAAGGGTCCGCCTACCTGATCAAACTTTCGCAGTTTGACCGTGGACATTTTTTTGTCCTCACAATTACTATGTCTATCGTTGCGGTGCTAAAAGCCATTCTCTTTTATCTCATCTTAAAATTGCTTTCAGAGAAGAAGCTGGATATGACCAAGCCCTTTAGCAAGGAGGTAAGGCGATTCATTTTAAACATCTCCTATTTGTCCATTGGGATTGGCCTCTTTTCTTCTTCCGGTGCCAATTTTACCTCCTGGCTCCACAAACAGGGCATGGAGATGGCCGATATTGCCGAATTAAAACTGGCCGGGGGTGATGTATGGCTTTTCATGGCGGTCATTCTGATCGTCATCGTTCAGATCATCAAGCGCGGAATAGAAATTCAAACTGAAAACGATTTAACCATTTAA
- a CDS encoding helix-turn-helix transcriptional regulator, which yields MAIIVNLDVMMARRKMSLNELSEKVGLTLSNLSILKTGKAKAIRFSTLEAICKVLDCQPGDILEYDGAVQRDH from the coding sequence ATGGCTATTATTGTCAACCTGGATGTGATGATGGCAAGGCGAAAGATGTCACTCAATGAGCTTTCTGAAAAAGTAGGCCTGACCCTTTCCAATCTTTCAATATTAAAGACAGGGAAGGCCAAAGCCATTCGCTTCAGCACGCTGGAGGCCATTTGCAAGGTGCTGGATTGCCAGCCGGGGGATATTCTGGAATATGATGGTGCGGTGCAAAGGGATCATTGA
- a CDS encoding type II toxin-antitoxin system HigB family toxin, producing the protein MFNIITRGTLLAYCKKYPTAAIALQEWYHELVRCNFKNFNELKRMYGNASLVADDRVVFNILGNKYRLVVRIVFDFKVIQIKWFGTHAEYDRIDVKTVQFKKK; encoded by the coding sequence ATGTTCAACATCATTACAAGAGGTACTCTATTGGCGTATTGTAAAAAATACCCAACAGCTGCAATCGCGTTACAAGAATGGTATCATGAGTTAGTAAGATGTAATTTTAAGAATTTCAATGAATTAAAACGAATGTATGGGAACGCAAGCCTGGTAGCGGATGACAGGGTTGTATTTAATATTTTAGGAAATAAATACAGGCTCGTAGTAAGAATTGTATTTGATTTTAAGGTGATTCAAATTAAATGGTTCGGCACACATGCTGAATATGATCGCATTGATGTTAAAACGGTGCAGTTTAAAAAGAAATAA
- a CDS encoding transcriptional regulator, with translation MELKIIKTAKQYQLYLNWVDEMFDKKIKMSSPEGEKLQIALLLIKEYEDKHFPIPVPDAIAAIKLKMEERGWKNKDLVGKVGTKGYVSALLNRRKPLTLELAKLFYRELSIPAEVLLS, from the coding sequence ATGGAACTTAAAATAATTAAGACAGCAAAACAATATCAACTGTACCTGAATTGGGTAGATGAAATGTTTGATAAAAAAATAAAAATGTCATCTCCAGAAGGGGAAAAACTTCAGATTGCCCTACTTTTAATTAAAGAGTATGAGGACAAGCACTTTCCTATCCCGGTACCAGATGCCATCGCCGCCATTAAATTAAAAATGGAAGAACGAGGTTGGAAGAACAAGGACCTCGTTGGAAAAGTAGGGACTAAAGGATATGTTTCTGCTCTACTAAACCGACGTAAGCCTCTTACACTCGAACTAGCTAAATTGTTTTATCGCGAATTATCGATCCCGGCAGAGGTACTTCTATCCTAA
- a CDS encoding S9 family peptidase produces the protein MSQKPLLPLLGLLILVACNDAGKKARMPKQFAIEDLYNNVSINGADFNQAEDKILVSNNSTGITNVYELSVADTTMKQLTFSTVDSYFPISYLPGTTSFLYVADQGGNENSHLYLMKQGDTSSRDLTPWPNSANSFAGWTNDKKGIYILSNKRNPQFFDVWKLDTASWTPVLLYQNDDGMEFSGISASERYISLSKSITTDKNELYLFDRTTQEKRKISNDNEATWNASGFEKNDSIFYYTTNDASNFSYLVKYHIGSMKAEKFYEDKWDVEGMGLSENEKYHTIFVNEDGKNKVLLFDHATNQPVAFPEIKDGDVLGVDISPSEKNLLLTIGSSTSPQNLYVYNLETKSLKRLTSTLNKAIDEADLVQAEVVRFKSFDGLDIPAIYYKPLQASKDNKVGALVWVHGGPGGQSRVGFSNSIQYLVNHGYAVLAVNNRGSSGYGKEFFKLDNKDHGNADLKDCIWGKKWLASQDYIDTNAIVIYGGSYGGCMVLNALCKYPDEFNAGVDLFGVANWLRTLRSIPPYWEAFRKALYEEMGDPTTADSVHLKEASGLFNYQKINKPLIVLQGANDVRVLKVESDEIVEGVKKNGVPVEYVVFPDEGHGFVKKENQITATKRTLEFLDKYLKPKPEMKK, from the coding sequence ATGTCCCAAAAACCATTGCTTCCACTGCTTGGGCTGCTAATACTGGTAGCTTGTAATGATGCCGGTAAAAAGGCACGTATGCCTAAACAATTTGCCATTGAAGACCTGTACAATAATGTTTCCATTAACGGCGCTGACTTCAACCAGGCCGAGGACAAGATATTGGTGAGTAATAACAGTACCGGCATAACCAACGTATATGAATTGTCTGTGGCGGATACTACCATGAAGCAACTCACTTTCTCTACCGTGGATTCCTATTTCCCGATAAGTTATTTACCCGGTACTACCTCTTTCCTTTATGTGGCTGACCAGGGTGGTAATGAAAATTCCCATCTCTATCTGATGAAACAAGGCGATACCAGTTCGCGTGATCTTACGCCCTGGCCGAATAGCGCCAACTCCTTTGCGGGATGGACAAATGATAAAAAAGGAATCTACATCCTAAGCAATAAGCGAAATCCACAGTTTTTTGATGTCTGGAAATTGGATACAGCGAGTTGGACCCCTGTCCTTCTCTACCAGAATGATGATGGCATGGAGTTCTCTGGGATCAGTGCCAGTGAACGTTATATCTCCCTTTCCAAGTCCATCACGACCGATAAAAATGAACTATATCTGTTTGACCGTACCACCCAGGAAAAAAGAAAGATCAGCAATGACAATGAAGCGACCTGGAATGCATCGGGTTTTGAGAAGAATGACAGCATTTTCTACTATACCACCAACGATGCCAGCAATTTCAGTTACCTGGTCAAATACCATATTGGTAGCATGAAAGCGGAAAAATTCTATGAGGACAAATGGGATGTAGAAGGCATGGGGCTGAGCGAAAATGAAAAGTATCATACCATTTTTGTCAATGAAGACGGGAAAAATAAAGTACTGCTGTTTGATCATGCCACCAACCAACCCGTTGCCTTCCCCGAAATTAAGGATGGCGATGTGCTTGGGGTAGATATTTCCCCTTCGGAAAAGAATCTCTTACTTACCATTGGCAGCAGCACCAGTCCGCAGAACCTTTATGTTTATAATCTGGAAACCAAAAGCCTGAAAAGGCTGACCTCCACCCTTAACAAAGCCATTGATGAAGCAGACCTGGTACAGGCGGAAGTAGTACGGTTTAAATCATTTGATGGATTGGATATCCCCGCTATTTATTATAAACCCCTTCAGGCTTCCAAGGACAATAAGGTGGGCGCCCTGGTTTGGGTGCATGGCGGTCCTGGTGGACAAAGCCGGGTTGGGTTCAGCAATTCCATTCAATACCTGGTGAATCATGGGTATGCCGTTCTTGCCGTAAATAATCGCGGTAGTAGTGGTTATGGAAAAGAGTTTTTTAAGTTGGATAATAAGGATCATGGAAATGCCGACCTGAAGGATTGTATATGGGGTAAGAAATGGCTAGCCAGTCAGGATTATATTGATACCAATGCCATTGTCATTTATGGAGGAAGTTATGGTGGCTGTATGGTATTGAATGCGCTTTGTAAGTATCCCGATGAGTTCAATGCCGGCGTGGATCTGTTTGGCGTGGCCAATTGGCTCAGGACGCTGCGCAGTATTCCTCCCTATTGGGAGGCCTTCCGTAAAGCTTTGTATGAGGAAATGGGTGATCCTACTACAGCCGATAGTGTACACCTCAAAGAAGCATCCGGATTGTTCAATTATCAAAAGATCAACAAGCCGCTGATCGTATTACAAGGGGCCAATGATGTACGCGTGTTAAAGGTGGAGAGTGATGAGATCGTAGAGGGTGTAAAGAAAAATGGCGTACCCGTTGAATATGTGGTCTTCCCGGATGAGGGGCATGGGTTTGTGAAAAAGGAGAATCAAATTACAGCAACCAAAAGGACGCTGGAATTTCTGGACAAATATTTGAAGCCGAAGCCAGAAATGAAGAAATAG
- a CDS encoding enoyl-CoA hydratase/isomerase family protein produces MSSVIIDIKNAVATITLNRPDKLNSFNREMAFGLQNLLDDCANDPGVRAVVITGAGKAFCAGQDLEEVVDPNGPGMQRILSEQFNPIITRIRVLKKPVIAAVNGVAAGAGANIPLCCDIVIAARSASFIQAFSKIGLIPDSGGTFFLPRLIGWQKASALMMLGDRVMAEEAERMGMIYQCVDDEKFNETITAIAEKLAQMPTMGLAYTKQALDWSGPHTLIEQLQNEDILQQRAAATYDFKEGVQAFLEKRKPVFRGE; encoded by the coding sequence ATGTCATCAGTCATTATCGATATAAAAAACGCCGTCGCTACTATCACCCTTAACCGGCCGGATAAACTGAACTCCTTTAACCGTGAAATGGCTTTCGGCCTGCAAAACCTGTTGGATGATTGTGCTAATGATCCCGGGGTTCGCGCGGTAGTGATCACCGGTGCAGGCAAGGCCTTCTGTGCGGGCCAGGACCTGGAAGAAGTGGTGGATCCAAATGGCCCGGGCATGCAACGGATATTGAGTGAACAATTCAATCCTATCATTACCCGTATCCGTGTGTTGAAAAAACCGGTCATCGCTGCCGTCAATGGTGTTGCAGCAGGTGCCGGTGCCAATATTCCCCTTTGTTGCGATATTGTTATCGCCGCCCGTTCCGCCTCCTTTATCCAGGCTTTCTCCAAGATCGGGTTGATACCTGATAGTGGTGGCACTTTCTTTTTACCCAGACTTATTGGTTGGCAAAAAGCTAGCGCCCTCATGATGTTGGGTGACCGCGTGATGGCCGAAGAAGCAGAACGAATGGGAATGATCTACCAATGTGTGGATGATGAGAAGTTCAATGAAACCATCACCGCCATAGCAGAGAAACTCGCGCAAATGCCAACCATGGGACTTGCCTATACCAAACAAGCCCTTGACTGGAGTGGCCCACATACCCTGATCGAACAATTACAAAATGAAGATATACTCCAGCAACGAGCCGCAGCCACCTATGATTTCAAAGAAGGGGTGCAAGCTTTTCTGGAAAAACGGAAGCCGGTGTTTAGGGGGGAGTGA
- the paaI gene encoding hydroxyphenylacetyl-CoA thioesterase PaaI: protein MPHTPQSVVSHMMLHDRFSQWLGIEVLDIREGFSRIQMTVREEMINGFGIVHGGIAFSLADSAFAFACNNRNNLSVALDTSINFIKPVHVGDHLIAEAKELHNGKSTGLYHISIYNQHDHLVAQFKGTCYRTGKPLVS from the coding sequence ATGCCCCACACCCCACAATCAGTCGTCTCCCACATGATGCTCCACGATCGCTTTAGTCAGTGGTTAGGCATTGAAGTGCTTGATATACGCGAAGGGTTTAGCCGTATACAGATGACGGTAAGAGAAGAAATGATCAATGGGTTTGGGATCGTTCATGGAGGTATTGCCTTTTCATTGGCCGACAGTGCCTTTGCTTTTGCCTGCAACAACCGAAATAATCTTTCCGTGGCTCTTGATACTTCCATTAACTTTATAAAACCAGTTCATGTGGGCGATCACCTCATAGCCGAGGCCAAAGAACTTCACAATGGAAAATCGACCGGGCTTTATCATATTAGTATTTATAATCAGCATGATCATTTAGTGGCGCAGTTTAAAGGGACTTGCTACCGTACCGGAAAACCACTGGTAAGCTAG
- a CDS encoding ATP-binding protein, with protein sequence MDSLLIKSNALLADQSLDIIRPIVEKIDWKDRLIGLLGARGTGKTTLILQKMKKEYGHTGKAIFLTLDDIYFSSSRLVDVVAYFTARGVEAFFIDEVHKYPDWAREIKNIYDQYKKIKIVFTGSCITDIIRQNADLSRRAIQYEMPGLSFREYLEFTGAIRVKSFTLEELLKSHQSIATEMVRQFQPLAHFQTYLRYGYYPFFQENKDTYPIRLEQIVKMTIENDLRFIEGYDPTKSRKITQLFYILATNVPFKPNITKLSEKTGINRNTLVQYLHYLEMARLVNFLSAKGPSISNLQKPDKIYLENTNLHYALSGNNADKGSIREAFFLNQVKNAGYSVSLPLKNDFLINEEELFEIGGKNKKGEATTDRLWVVKDDIEIGVLNKIPLWLFGMMY encoded by the coding sequence ATGGATTCACTACTTATTAAATCGAATGCCCTCCTTGCCGACCAATCCTTGGATATCATACGACCAATAGTTGAAAAAATTGATTGGAAGGATAGATTGATAGGTCTACTAGGGGCTCGAGGTACTGGAAAAACGACTCTTATCCTTCAGAAAATGAAGAAAGAGTACGGCCACACAGGGAAAGCGATATTCCTTACACTGGATGATATATATTTCTCTTCGAGCCGCCTGGTAGATGTAGTTGCTTATTTCACTGCCCGGGGAGTGGAGGCATTCTTCATTGATGAGGTGCATAAATACCCTGACTGGGCAAGGGAGATAAAAAACATCTATGATCAATATAAAAAAATAAAGATTGTTTTTACTGGCTCATGCATAACAGATATTATCAGGCAAAATGCAGACTTAAGCCGGAGAGCCATTCAATATGAAATGCCGGGATTGTCCTTTCGGGAATATCTGGAGTTTACAGGGGCCATTCGAGTAAAATCCTTTACACTGGAAGAACTCCTGAAAAGCCATCAGTCCATTGCCACCGAAATGGTGCGACAATTTCAACCACTGGCGCATTTTCAAACCTATTTGCGATATGGTTATTACCCGTTCTTTCAGGAGAATAAAGACACCTACCCGATCCGCTTGGAACAAATAGTAAAGATGACCATTGAGAATGACCTTCGATTCATTGAAGGCTATGACCCAACAAAAAGCAGGAAGATCACGCAACTCTTTTATATTCTGGCTACCAATGTTCCATTCAAGCCGAATATCACGAAACTGAGTGAAAAAACAGGGATCAACCGAAATACCCTTGTTCAATATCTTCACTATCTGGAAATGGCAAGGTTGGTAAATTTTCTTTCCGCAAAAGGTCCAAGTATCAGCAATCTCCAAAAACCAGACAAGATATACCTGGAGAACACAAACCTGCATTACGCCCTATCAGGTAACAACGCCGATAAGGGAAGTATCCGGGAAGCATTTTTTCTAAACCAGGTAAAAAATGCCGGATACAGCGTATCGCTTCCCTTAAAAAATGATTTCCTGATAAATGAAGAAGAGTTATTTGAGATTGGGGGGAAAAATAAAAAAGGAGAAGCAACCACGGACAGACTTTGGGTGGTAAAGGACGACATAGAAATTGGCGTTCTGAATAAAATACCTTTATGGTTGTTTGGAATGATGTACTAG
- a CDS encoding transferase hexapeptide repeat family protein, whose amino-acid sequence MIYSFGPYTPVVHPSSFIHPQAAVTGDVIIGKNCYIGPGAALRGDWGSIILEDGCNVQENCTIHMFPGFTTLLREGAHIGHGAVIHGAEIGRNCLVGMNAVVMDEVVLGEESIVGALSLVKQGEIIPRRSLLAGNPAKIIKEVTDEMIAWKTEGTRLYQQLPAEMFEKWKAADALREIPKDWPKREKGMLTPKKKN is encoded by the coding sequence ATGATCTACTCCTTCGGCCCCTACACCCCCGTCGTTCATCCCTCTTCCTTTATACATCCGCAGGCAGCGGTTACGGGAGATGTGATCATAGGTAAAAATTGTTATATCGGTCCGGGTGCGGCCCTTCGGGGCGATTGGGGAAGTATCATACTGGAAGATGGATGCAATGTGCAGGAAAATTGTACCATTCATATGTTCCCCGGATTTACAACCCTCCTACGAGAAGGGGCCCATATCGGACACGGGGCAGTGATCCATGGTGCGGAGATCGGGCGAAATTGCCTGGTGGGAATGAATGCCGTGGTCATGGACGAAGTGGTATTGGGTGAAGAATCCATTGTTGGCGCACTCAGTCTGGTGAAACAGGGAGAGATCATTCCCCGACGTAGCTTACTGGCCGGGAACCCCGCCAAAATCATAAAAGAGGTTACCGATGAAATGATCGCCTGGAAAACCGAAGGCACCCGGCTCTATCAACAACTGCCGGCAGAAATGTTTGAAAAATGGAAAGCAGCAGATGCGCTCAGAGAAATTCCGAAAGATTGGCCCAAACGGGAGAAAGGAATGCTGACTCCTAAAAAGAAGAATTAA
- a CDS encoding DUF4270 family protein — protein MMKNVTSFKIILPVLFVVGLFSCYKNTIQFGTQPENEYTRLIAIDSVEPVLSTILLDSFTTNNPASFFAGNLRDPYLGLIRTASFFKMDKPATLPEIPVTAVYDSICLVLRLNEYYLGDTTQPLTIQVHELAEELQYPFSTYMYNTTNFLVKPQALGSRTLTIRPTYDDSLLIRLDDARGLDLYNKIYNVASELASTDAFQQYLRGLRLSASDPDESVLFGILSSSGSLAIRLFYHHTVPYPESKQVDFLSVNDNYAFNQIKTDRSGTFLANGPASSNGLSELSSSASGNLSFMQSNAGIYSKVIFPSLRNILQREETLRLLKAELFLRPVKSSYDDARFPLPDTLYMVQTDGSNVAGNAVADSSGTDVQYAYPVIDQLYGVNTYYRFEVTNYIKAMLANSGATDDGFFILQKNPSNQFSLHRAVFGNVSHEFRSELVLSVVTINN, from the coding sequence ATGATGAAAAATGTTACCTCATTCAAGATCATATTACCTGTACTTTTTGTAGTAGGCCTTTTCTCCTGTTATAAGAACACCATTCAGTTTGGTACACAGCCTGAAAACGAGTACACCCGGCTGATAGCCATCGATAGTGTGGAACCTGTTTTGTCCACTATCCTCCTTGATTCATTTACCACCAATAACCCGGCCTCTTTTTTTGCTGGAAACCTGCGGGATCCTTACCTGGGTTTGATCCGTACCGCCAGTTTTTTTAAGATGGATAAACCGGCAACGCTTCCCGAGATACCTGTAACAGCGGTATATGATTCCATATGTCTTGTACTTCGGTTGAATGAATATTATCTGGGCGATACCACTCAACCATTAACCATCCAGGTACATGAACTGGCGGAGGAACTCCAATACCCTTTTTCTACCTATATGTATAACACCACCAATTTTTTGGTAAAACCACAGGCGCTCGGCAGCCGCACATTGACCATCCGGCCTACCTATGATGATTCGCTCCTGATCCGGTTGGATGATGCCAGGGGGCTTGATCTGTATAATAAAATTTACAATGTAGCATCTGAGCTGGCCAGCACAGATGCCTTTCAACAATACCTGCGTGGATTACGGTTGTCTGCTTCTGATCCCGACGAATCTGTACTTTTTGGTATTTTATCCAGCAGTGGAAGCCTCGCCATTCGGTTGTTCTACCATCACACGGTACCTTATCCGGAGTCAAAGCAAGTGGATTTTTTATCGGTTAATGATAACTATGCCTTTAATCAAATTAAGACTGACCGAAGCGGCACTTTTCTGGCGAATGGGCCTGCCTCTTCAAATGGTTTAAGTGAGCTTTCCTCTTCTGCTTCGGGCAACCTGTCTTTTATGCAGAGCAATGCAGGGATATACTCAAAAGTAATATTCCCTTCTCTGCGAAATATTTTGCAACGGGAGGAAACGCTTCGGCTGTTAAAGGCTGAGTTGTTCTTACGTCCGGTCAAATCTTCCTATGATGATGCGCGATTCCCTTTGCCCGATACCTTATATATGGTGCAAACGGATGGGTCAAATGTGGCGGGGAATGCCGTGGCTGATTCATCGGGTACAGATGTGCAGTATGCCTATCCGGTGATCGATCAACTCTATGGTGTCAATACTTATTACCGGTTTGAGGTTACGAATTATATCAAAGCTATGCTGGCCAATTCAGGAGCTACTGATGATGGCTTTTTTATTTTACAAAAAAATCCTTCTAACCAGTTCAGCCTTCACCGGGCGGTATTTGGAAATGTCTCGCATGAGTTCAGATCAGAGTTGGTTCTATCCGTGGTCACAATAAATAATTAA
- a CDS encoding DUF4907 domain-containing protein, whose product MTMTTRTRILGIFGIVSIGLFVLIRWYNRPEIDYRVIEIDRAWGYEILVDDRVVIHQETIPAIDSLMGFPTKEAAERTASYLVKKIEKKETPRLTLTELEKLGLIPQHTHR is encoded by the coding sequence ATGACGATGACAACTAGGACCAGGATACTGGGGATATTTGGGATTGTATCGATTGGATTATTCGTTTTGATTCGATGGTACAACAGACCTGAAATTGATTACAGGGTCATAGAAATAGATAGAGCCTGGGGGTATGAGATCCTGGTGGATGACCGGGTGGTCATTCACCAGGAAACCATCCCGGCCATAGATAGCCTGATGGGTTTCCCCACCAAAGAAGCCGCCGAAAGAACCGCGAGCTATTTGGTAAAAAAAATAGAGAAAAAGGAAACGCCCCGGTTAACCTTAACGGAATTGGAAAAACTCGGTCTTATTCCACAGCACACGCATAGATAA